A portion of the Actinomycetota bacterium genome contains these proteins:
- the dnaA gene encoding chromosomal replication initiator protein DnaA: MSSLWASVLDVVRAELNTPTFKTWFEHMSPLEISGGSLIIGVQNEFARDWLESRYSDLLASALRSVTDEPLVVKFIIHEEPTTPTGQSFKDEQLEPPLPPSDRVLSKISPSEPKLSTLNPKYTFDSFVIGTSNRFAHAAALAVAEAPGRAYNPLFIYGGVGLGKTHLLHAIAKYVNQGFPHMKVCYVTSEQFTNDFINSIADRDKKRIGGFRKQYRTNDVLLIDDIQFLKGKEGTQEEFFHTFNTLQQSGKQVILSSDRPPKDIAMLEERLRSRFEMGLITDIQPPDLETRIAILKRKIETERLNVPSEVMMFIADRISSNIRELEGALIRVVAYSSLTRQTIDIKLASSVLKDIFPERRSRPISISSIQKEVCKFFSITHTELISSKRSQSIVYPRQVAMYLARELTDLSLPRIGGEFGGRDHTTVMHATAKIQNMMAGEREVYSQIQELTNIIKQRN, from the coding sequence ATGTCGTCGCTTTGGGCTAGCGTTCTTGATGTTGTTCGTGCTGAGCTCAACACTCCTACGTTCAAGACATGGTTCGAGCACATGAGCCCACTCGAGATCTCAGGGGGGAGTCTGATAATTGGAGTCCAGAATGAATTTGCCAGGGATTGGCTCGAATCGCGGTACTCGGACCTGCTTGCGTCAGCCCTTCGCTCTGTTACAGACGAGCCATTGGTAGTTAAGTTCATTATTCACGAGGAACCAACAACGCCTACTGGACAAAGTTTCAAGGATGAGCAACTAGAACCTCCACTGCCTCCCTCGGACCGAGTTTTGTCGAAAATATCTCCGAGTGAACCTAAGCTCAGTACATTGAACCCAAAATACACTTTTGATTCCTTTGTTATAGGAACATCTAACCGTTTCGCTCATGCTGCAGCGTTGGCTGTCGCAGAAGCACCTGGTAGAGCCTATAACCCGCTCTTTATTTATGGGGGGGTAGGGTTAGGTAAGACACATTTACTTCACGCTATAGCCAAGTACGTAAATCAAGGATTTCCTCATATGAAGGTGTGCTATGTAACATCCGAACAATTCACGAATGACTTTATCAACTCAATAGCCGATAGGGACAAAAAGAGAATTGGTGGTTTTCGGAAACAATATAGGACTAACGACGTCTTGTTGATCGACGATATTCAATTCTTAAAGGGTAAGGAGGGGACCCAAGAGGAGTTCTTTCATACATTCAATACATTACAGCAGTCCGGCAAACAAGTGATTTTGTCGTCTGACAGGCCCCCAAAAGACATCGCAATGTTAGAAGAGCGGTTGAGAAGTCGTTTTGAAATGGGTTTGATTACAGACATTCAACCTCCTGATCTCGAAACAAGAATCGCGATCTTGAAAAGAAAAATAGAAACTGAGCGTCTAAATGTGCCCTCTGAAGTGATGATGTTTATCGCCGATAGAATCTCATCGAATATTAGAGAACTCGAGGGCGCCTTGATCCGCGTTGTGGCATACAGCTCACTAACAAGACAAACGATAGATATCAAGTTAGCCAGTAGTGTGTTGAAGGATATCTTTCCTGAGCGTAGATCTAGGCCTATTTCTATATCCTCCATCCAAAAGGAGGTTTGTAAGTTCTTCTCCATTACCCATACTGAATTGATAAGTAGTAAGAGGTCCCAAAGTATTGTTTATCCTAGGCAGGTCGCAATGTATCTTGCTCGTGAGTTGACCGATCTCTCATTACCTAGAATAGGTGGAGAGTTTGGAGGACGAGATCACACGACCGTAATGCATGCAACAGCGAAGATTCAAAACATGATGGCCGGCGAAAGAGAAGTCTACAGCCAGATCCAGGAGTTGACCAACATAATCAAGCAGAGGAATTAG
- a CDS encoding YidC/Oxa1 family membrane protein insertase → MWLTFKDLIFSGLQYLYGVTGDYGWAIVLLTLVLRIAIAPLVVKQTKSMHELQRIQPKIKALQKKYKDDKEKQQEEILKYYQENKINPFGGCLPILLQMPIFLALFQVLGGTPENPGHLLRHLQSLEPMQSEAAKRFSVLLSDITLTPAAVYADGGLLASLPYIVLVVMFGLSVWLPMQLMPGERQQKQIGMIMAVMMLYFGWISPAGVLLYWVTSAVIGIAQQQVILKYLATKKGD, encoded by the coding sequence GTGTGGCTCACATTCAAAGATCTGATATTTAGCGGACTTCAATACCTGTATGGTGTTACTGGCGATTACGGTTGGGCAATTGTTCTTCTAACTCTTGTCCTCAGGATTGCTATCGCACCCCTGGTGGTCAAGCAAACTAAGTCCATGCACGAGCTGCAAAGAATCCAGCCGAAAATCAAAGCCCTGCAGAAGAAGTACAAAGATGACAAAGAGAAGCAGCAAGAGGAAATACTAAAGTACTATCAAGAGAACAAGATTAATCCCTTCGGTGGGTGCTTACCTATATTGCTTCAGATGCCTATCTTTCTTGCCCTCTTCCAGGTTCTGGGCGGTACGCCGGAAAATCCCGGACACTTGTTGCGGCACCTACAGTCCTTAGAGCCCATGCAAAGCGAGGCGGCTAAACGGTTTTCTGTCCTCCTATCAGACATTACCCTCACGCCCGCGGCGGTCTATGCGGATGGTGGTTTATTGGCATCCCTCCCCTACATCGTCCTGGTGGTAATGTTCGGCTTGAGTGTATGGCTTCCAATGCAGCTTATGCCGGGCGAGCGACAGCAAAAGCAGATCGGTATGATTATGGCAGTGATGATGCTCTACTTCGGCTGGATTAGCCCAGCGGGAGTCCTTCTCTACTGGGTAACTTCCGCTGTGATAGGAATTGCCCAACAACAGGTTATCCTGAAGTATCTGGCGACAAAAAAGGGAGATTGA
- the rsmG gene encoding 16S rRNA (guanine(527)-N(7))-methyltransferase RsmG: MKPKDRLALEAQLRTYLAEAAVPVTGGQITALLDHLRMVLEVNLNHNLTAIRNPQEALRLHAIDSIMALDSLPAMSRRLVDIGSGQGYPAIPFAILKPSMQVTMIESVGRKAQFLEAAIHNLGIADRVNVLNCRAECVPEETLSAYDVVTARAVASLASLVELASPLLRFSGVLVAMKGSPEVSELQAANLAAVRCGMSPGLHHEYRLTGGEERRMISRYEKVGPPLVQLPRRVGLAQKRPLK, from the coding sequence GTGAAACCTAAAGACCGACTCGCCTTAGAAGCACAATTAAGGACCTACCTCGCCGAAGCGGCCGTTCCGGTTACCGGTGGGCAGATTACCGCCCTGCTTGATCACTTGAGGATGGTGCTGGAAGTTAACTTAAACCATAACCTCACCGCAATCCGTAATCCCCAGGAAGCTTTGCGACTTCACGCCATCGACTCCATTATGGCGCTCGACTCCTTGCCGGCGATGTCTCGCCGCCTGGTCGATATCGGATCCGGTCAGGGATATCCGGCGATACCATTCGCAATCCTTAAACCATCGATGCAAGTTACCATGATTGAGTCAGTTGGACGCAAGGCGCAGTTTCTAGAGGCAGCAATACACAACCTGGGAATCGCCGACCGAGTCAATGTTCTGAACTGTCGAGCGGAATGTGTCCCAGAAGAGACGCTTTCAGCATATGACGTCGTGACTGCACGAGCGGTTGCATCGCTGGCTTCCCTGGTGGAGCTTGCCAGTCCGCTTCTGCGGTTCTCTGGAGTTCTCGTGGCCATGAAGGGATCACCCGAAGTAAGCGAGCTCCAAGCTGCGAACCTAGCAGCTGTGCGGTGTGGAATGAGCCCAGGGCTGCATCACGAGTACAGATTGACGGGCGGTGAGGAGCGGCGCATGATTTCTAGGTATGAAAAAGTCGGGCCCCCCTTGGTTCAACTCCCTCGGAGAGTCGGCCTTGCCCAGAAGCGCCCACTAAAGTAG
- the dnaN gene encoding DNA polymerase III subunit beta, translated as MNLVVDKEELLRSIVVITKGLSSRSTIPILSGVRIEASADGQVTLSTTDLEISVRSVIQSRVSEPGVVVVPGRLFSEIIKSFPSASVSLVVENNSLQIKCERSLFTLSTLQSEEFPKFPVLDISQKILIPRLVILESLQEVNKAISRDETRPILTGIYMTITDSKLTMVATDSYRLAVSSVMLENNNENLEVIIPGKIFEDVVKSTTGDMLSIAITDNQIIMDVAKDTFITRRIEGTFPNYKQLIPTDFQTTLKVNKKDLLEAVKRVAILTQHNTSIRLMVSTEDNKLTLISTSQDIGNAKEEVFAEVSGVDVEMAYNHNYLLDGINASIGDTINLNVVSPLKPGLIRSEDRDGYMYVIMPVRIN; from the coding sequence ATGAACCTAGTTGTTGACAAGGAAGAACTACTCAGGTCGATTGTTGTGATTACAAAAGGTTTATCCTCGAGATCCACAATCCCGATTTTGTCTGGAGTACGGATAGAAGCAAGTGCCGATGGTCAGGTAACCCTATCCACAACAGATTTAGAGATATCTGTTAGATCAGTGATTCAAAGCAGAGTTTCCGAGCCTGGTGTCGTTGTAGTCCCCGGACGCCTGTTTTCAGAGATAATCAAATCATTTCCATCAGCTTCCGTTAGTTTGGTCGTTGAAAACAATAGTCTCCAAATAAAATGTGAACGCTCTTTATTCACTCTATCAACGTTGCAGAGTGAGGAGTTTCCTAAGTTTCCCGTATTAGATATCAGTCAAAAAATCTTGATTCCCCGGCTAGTTATCTTGGAATCACTCCAAGAAGTAAATAAGGCGATCAGTAGGGATGAAACCAGGCCTATACTAACCGGAATCTATATGACAATAACCGATTCAAAACTCACTATGGTGGCAACCGACTCATATAGACTTGCGGTTAGTAGTGTCATGCTGGAAAACAATAACGAAAACCTCGAGGTAATCATTCCCGGTAAAATATTCGAGGATGTAGTCAAGTCCACTACTGGCGACATGCTCTCAATAGCCATAACCGATAATCAAATCATTATGGATGTAGCTAAAGACACGTTTATCACAAGAAGGATTGAAGGCACCTTCCCGAACTACAAGCAGTTAATCCCAACTGATTTCCAGACAACCCTTAAAGTGAACAAAAAGGACCTACTCGAAGCTGTAAAGAGAGTCGCAATACTTACACAACACAACACATCAATACGCCTGATGGTATCAACAGAAGATAACAAACTTACTCTGATATCCACTAGTCAAGATATAGGAAATGCCAAAGAAGAGGTGTTTGCAGAAGTGAGTGGTGTCGATGTAGAGATGGCATATAACCACAATTACCTTCTCGATGGAATCAATGCTTCCATTGGAGACACAATCAATTTAAATGTTGTGAGTCCACTAAAACCAGGACTGATCAGATCTGAAGATCGGGATGGATATATGTATGTGATCATGCCCGTCCGGATAAACTAG
- a CDS encoding KH domain-containing protein, producing MKREVVVEGPSIAEALDVALEELGVQQDSVDYEVLEPEGSDESNFSSERTAFRLRVALTTEFMTEMTAHAGFVADEGGEDGGADLGFSVRHTHPDLTEEELDRVADHAVKVLRALLDSFRLAAEIEEYEGDEGEIILDVVGDDLGILIGRHGRCLDAIQVLVAAATSKALGFRYPVVIDVEGYRNRMRAKIEAVAQRSAERAIRSREEVKLRPMTGYERRTVHFALRNNTRVTTVSEGEEPFRAVVIKPN from the coding sequence ATGAAAAGGGAGGTAGTCGTTGAAGGCCCGTCCATTGCTGAGGCACTTGACGTGGCTCTGGAAGAGCTTGGGGTTCAGCAGGACTCGGTAGACTATGAGGTTCTTGAGCCAGAAGGCTCTGATGAATCAAATTTCTCATCGGAACGCACGGCTTTTCGTCTCCGCGTTGCCCTAACGACTGAGTTTATGACAGAAATGACTGCTCACGCTGGATTCGTTGCCGATGAAGGAGGCGAAGACGGGGGCGCCGACCTTGGTTTTAGTGTCCGCCACACCCACCCGGACCTCACAGAGGAGGAGCTAGACAGGGTGGCAGACCACGCCGTCAAGGTCCTCAGAGCGCTGCTTGACAGTTTCAGACTCGCCGCAGAGATCGAAGAATATGAGGGCGATGAAGGGGAGATCATACTAGACGTAGTGGGAGATGATCTCGGCATTCTAATCGGACGCCATGGACGCTGCCTTGACGCTATACAGGTTCTGGTTGCAGCTGCGACCAGCAAGGCACTCGGATTCCGTTACCCGGTAGTGATAGACGTGGAAGGCTATAGGAACAGGATGCGGGCCAAAATCGAGGCGGTGGCTCAGCGCTCAGCCGAAAGGGCCATTCGATCCCGCGAAGAAGTTAAGTTGCGACCTATGACTGGCTACGAACGTCGGACAGTCCACTTCGCACTGAGAAATAACACACGCGTGACTACCGTCAGTGAAGGGGAAGAGCCTTTTCGAGCAGTGGTGATAAAGCCAAACTAG
- a CDS encoding AAA family ATPase: MQTCDQGSKARILAVVNQKGGVGKSTTAVNLAACLGAVGRRTLLIDLDPQGNATSGFGLNIGQRRACVYDAMLSDTPLSDIVESTEHEHVFVVPATIQLAGAEIELVSALSRENRLKNILSPVVADYDFIIIDCPPSLGLLTINALTAADGLLIPIQCEYYALEGLAKLMDSVRLVRAHLNPSLEVFGVVMTMYDSRTRLSQQVVEEVRDYFDGKVFETLIPRTVRLSEAPSFGQPITAYDPSGKGAEAYRSLANEVVLRVD; the protein is encoded by the coding sequence ATGCAGACATGTGATCAAGGCTCAAAGGCGCGGATACTCGCTGTTGTTAATCAAAAAGGGGGTGTCGGCAAAAGCACCACTGCTGTGAACCTCGCAGCGTGTCTCGGTGCGGTTGGGCGTCGGACGCTGCTGATAGATTTGGACCCGCAGGGCAATGCGACCAGCGGATTTGGCCTAAATATTGGACAACGGCGGGCCTGTGTCTACGATGCGATGCTTTCCGATACGCCACTTAGCGATATTGTCGAGAGCACCGAACACGAACACGTGTTCGTAGTACCGGCAACGATACAGTTGGCTGGCGCAGAGATTGAGCTGGTCTCTGCTCTTTCGAGAGAGAATCGGCTGAAAAATATCTTATCCCCTGTGGTAGCCGATTACGATTTCATCATCATAGACTGCCCGCCTTCTCTCGGGCTACTGACGATCAACGCGCTCACAGCGGCCGACGGTCTTTTGATACCAATTCAGTGCGAATATTATGCGCTTGAGGGGCTTGCCAAATTGATGGACAGCGTCCGTTTGGTGCGAGCCCACCTAAATCCATCGCTCGAGGTGTTTGGCGTTGTAATGACCATGTATGACTCACGAACTAGGCTGTCACAGCAAGTGGTTGAAGAGGTCCGAGATTACTTTGACGGAAAAGTATTTGAGACCCTGATTCCCCGAACAGTTCGACTGTCTGAAGCTCCGAGCTTCGGGCAGCCCATCACGGCCTACGATCCCAGCGGAAAGGGTGCAGAGGCCTATCGATCCCTGGCAAATGAGGTGGTGCTTCGTGTCGACTAG
- a CDS encoding ATP-binding protein, whose protein sequence is MESPVDNWKHELWGLGLPSLGAANRTLGELWFCLFLTVLSVGSNGGSALRTFFENATRVSEGARMYTVLNEVDQPAPSHSHLFLAEVVVYDSLGTPPKMTVLQSSSAGSLIEELSSGTHRLVCEMGGSFPYAVIREIMENLIHADFRNVVVSILESGRVLRVADQGPGISNKAHALLPGFTTASSDMKAVIRGVGSGLPLVSDYLTRSGGNFSIEDNLGTGTVLTLEAALPSGTPTNSADGVLTPQVTEIQNHDNNLTPRQKKVLALAFEYGEVGPTLLSKELSVGLSTAFRDLEHLTMVGLIEQNDVGRRTLTRAGVNCVNQLFSE, encoded by the coding sequence ATGGAAAGTCCTGTTGATAACTGGAAACACGAGTTGTGGGGCCTGGGACTCCCAAGTTTAGGTGCTGCTAATCGAACTCTGGGTGAGCTTTGGTTTTGCTTGTTCCTAACAGTGTTATCCGTTGGCTCCAATGGAGGAAGCGCGTTGAGGACTTTTTTTGAGAATGCAACTCGGGTTTCCGAAGGCGCACGCATGTATACGGTACTGAATGAAGTTGATCAGCCCGCGCCTTCGCACTCACATCTTTTCCTTGCCGAAGTTGTGGTTTATGACTCACTCGGCACTCCCCCTAAAATGACTGTCCTCCAGTCTTCGTCTGCTGGTTCACTCATCGAGGAGCTGAGCAGCGGCACCCACCGATTAGTTTGCGAAATGGGCGGTAGTTTTCCCTACGCTGTCATCAGAGAAATCATGGAGAACTTGATTCATGCTGATTTTCGTAATGTAGTGGTTTCGATTTTGGAATCTGGTCGCGTGCTCAGAGTTGCAGATCAAGGGCCCGGCATTTCAAACAAAGCTCACGCCCTGTTGCCCGGATTCACTACAGCGAGCTCGGACATGAAGGCCGTAATTCGTGGAGTCGGTTCTGGTCTACCCCTAGTAAGCGACTACCTGACTCGCAGTGGGGGCAACTTTTCAATTGAGGACAACCTCGGCACCGGCACAGTTCTCACATTGGAAGCAGCCCTCCCTTCCGGTACCCCGACGAACTCGGCCGACGGAGTCCTTACGCCCCAAGTCACCGAGATTCAGAATCATGATAACAATCTAACTCCTAGGCAAAAGAAGGTTTTAGCTTTGGCCTTCGAATACGGCGAGGTGGGGCCGACACTGCTCTCCAAAGAGCTCTCGGTGGGCCTATCAACGGCCTTTCGGGACTTAGAGCATTTGACCATGGTGGGTCTGATCGAACAAAACGACGTCGGCCGCAGGACTCTCACCCGCGCGGGAGTCAATTGTGTGAACCAGTTATTCTCGGAATAG
- the yidD gene encoding membrane protein insertion efficiency factor YidD: MKFLIVSIINLYRRFISPLLPPACRFSPTCSGYAVAAIDKYGVIRGSWLSLVRISRCHPWNPGGHDPVP; the protein is encoded by the coding sequence GTGAAATTTCTAATAGTTAGTATAATAAATCTTTATAGGCGATTCATATCACCCCTGCTCCCACCAGCCTGTAGATTCTCCCCCACCTGCTCTGGCTATGCAGTCGCTGCTATCGACAAATATGGAGTTATACGTGGCAGCTGGCTCTCACTCGTGCGAATATCCCGATGCCACCCATGGAACCCCGGTGGCCACGATCCGGTGCCCTGA
- a CDS encoding ParB/RepB/Spo0J family partition protein: protein MSTRKGLGRGLAAIIPGITQDEAGDDTLLPIAQIVPNPNQPRTDYDEESLSELTDSIKKVGLLQPIIVRPLGDRYQIIAGERRWRASSAAGLETVAVRILSATDLESLEIALIENLQREDLNPIEEARGYRHLLSEHQMTQAELASKVSKSRSAVTNALRLLDLPDEIQDLVYTAKLSSGHARAILAVTDEDQRLKLAAKVIAEGLSVRETENLARLYAVGKTGRENRAVTPRAYKVVALKLRKMLGTGVRVKQSATKGKIEIEFHGEEDLDRIFRCINGETATPVAEVD from the coding sequence GTGTCGACTAGAAAAGGACTCGGGCGTGGACTCGCTGCAATAATTCCCGGTATCACCCAGGATGAGGCTGGCGACGATACCCTTCTGCCAATCGCACAGATCGTTCCAAATCCAAACCAGCCGAGGACCGACTACGACGAAGAGAGTCTATCTGAGCTCACCGATTCAATCAAAAAGGTCGGCCTACTCCAGCCGATCATAGTCCGCCCTTTGGGGGACAGATATCAGATTATTGCCGGCGAAAGGCGATGGCGGGCATCTTCCGCAGCGGGTTTGGAAACGGTCGCGGTTCGGATTCTAAGCGCCACGGACTTGGAGTCGCTAGAGATTGCTCTCATCGAGAACCTTCAGCGAGAGGACCTAAATCCTATCGAAGAAGCCAGGGGCTATCGCCACTTGCTCAGTGAGCATCAGATGACACAGGCTGAGCTGGCCAGCAAGGTTAGCAAGTCCCGCTCGGCGGTTACTAACGCACTGAGATTGCTTGACTTGCCTGACGAGATTCAAGACCTAGTCTACACAGCTAAGCTTTCGTCCGGGCACGCTAGAGCCATCTTAGCGGTCACAGATGAAGACCAGCGATTGAAGCTTGCGGCCAAAGTCATAGCAGAAGGACTTTCAGTTCGGGAGACAGAGAATCTCGCCAGGCTGTATGCTGTGGGAAAGACGGGGCGCGAGAATCGTGCGGTGACACCACGCGCATACAAAGTGGTGGCCCTTAAACTTCGAAAGATGCTGGGAACAGGTGTTCGTGTAAAGCAGTCTGCCACAAAGGGCAAGATCGAGATTGAGTTTCACGGGGAAGAGGATCTCGACAGGATATTTCGCTGTATCAATGGCGAGACCGCTACTCCCGTGGCTGAGGTGGACTGA
- the rpmH gene encoding 50S ribosomal protein L34: protein MEEIQLKRTYQPNNRKRSKTHGFRVRMSTKAGRAIISARRRKGRATLTA, encoded by the coding sequence ATGGAGGAAATTCAGTTGAAACGCACATACCAACCTAATAACCGCAAGCGAAGCAAAACACACGGCTTCAGAGTGAGAATGTCCACAAAAGCCGGCAGAGCGATAATCTCCGCACGTCGCAGAAAAGGACGTGCAACCCTAACAGCTTAG
- the rlmN gene encoding 23S rRNA (adenine(2503)-C(2))-methyltransferase RlmN, with amino-acid sequence MMAPLCLPCPIKALDEESLEHLVMSLGYEKYRSHQLIRWLYQKGVSSYAEMSDLPDGLLAALAQSAPLTTPKIIRTDISPSDLCRKYLLALHDGVTIESVGIPDGRRLTVCISTQAGCPLGCTFCATGRAGFVRDLSVGEIVDQANVVARDFDRRVTNVVLMGQGEPFLNYDSCMAALRFINSSFGIGIGARHITVSTVGLLDGIRRFAEEPGQYTLAISLHSAVQKTRDQLMPGVRQHTLPELRAALEEYTTRTGRRVSLEYAFISSENDSDSQLRSLIDFCSGLLCHVNLMACNPGPTHAERLSSQRLAIFKTALRRAGIPATIRVSRGSDINAACGQLSQTHRSGG; translated from the coding sequence AGCACTTAGTCATGAGTCTTGGTTATGAGAAGTACCGGTCGCACCAGCTAATCAGGTGGCTGTACCAGAAGGGAGTCAGCTCGTATGCCGAAATGAGCGACCTCCCCGACGGACTTCTCGCCGCCCTTGCTCAGTCGGCTCCCCTAACTACGCCTAAGATCATTCGAACTGATATTTCCCCGTCCGATCTTTGTAGGAAATATCTCCTGGCCTTGCATGATGGAGTGACTATCGAAAGTGTCGGCATCCCCGATGGACGCAGGCTGACTGTCTGCATCTCCACTCAAGCCGGTTGTCCGCTGGGGTGCACCTTCTGTGCAACCGGCCGGGCCGGATTCGTGCGGGATCTTAGTGTCGGAGAGATCGTAGATCAGGCTAACGTGGTAGCGCGTGACTTTGATCGCCGCGTAACCAACGTGGTTCTGATGGGGCAAGGCGAGCCTTTCCTCAACTATGATAGCTGCATGGCCGCACTTCGGTTCATCAACTCAAGTTTCGGAATTGGTATCGGAGCTAGACACATAACAGTCTCGACTGTAGGACTACTGGATGGGATTCGCAGATTCGCCGAGGAGCCCGGGCAGTACACACTGGCCATCTCGCTCCACTCAGCGGTCCAAAAAACGAGAGACCAGCTGATGCCCGGGGTGCGACAGCACACCTTGCCTGAGCTACGCGCAGCACTGGAAGAATACACGACCCGCACGGGAAGACGGGTTTCACTGGAGTACGCTTTCATCTCCTCGGAGAACGACAGCGATTCTCAACTGCGGTCCTTGATTGATTTTTGCTCTGGGTTGCTGTGCCATGTAAACCTCATGGCCTGTAACCCTGGGCCGACCCACGCGGAGAGGCTGTCTTCTCAAAGGCTAGCCATATTCAAGACCGCTCTTCGGCGGGCAGGCATTCCTGCCACCATCCGTGTCAGCCGAGGCTCCGACATCAATGCGGCTTGCGGTCAGCTCAGTCAGACACACCGCTCAGGTGGCTAA